A region from the Altererythrobacter sp. H2 genome encodes:
- a CDS encoding NADPH:quinone oxidoreductase family protein, protein MKALRTHATGGPETLVLEEIDTPEPGPGQVLVAVKACAINYPDTLMIRDLYQFKPERPYAPGGEIAGVIEALGEGVQGYQIGDRVLAGIGNGGLAEKVCVPANRMFAIPEGVPFEKAASLLMTYGTTIHGLKDRGHIKPGDTVLVLGAAGGVGLSAVELAKAFGARVVAAVSSPEKGEVARKAGADEVVVYPKDMMDRDQSKALASAFKAACGPDGANIVYDIVGGQYSEPALRAIAWEGRFLVVGFPAGIAKMPLNLTLLKSCDIAGVFWGAFTMREPAKFHAQVQELFDLMKAGKIDPLVSETFPLARGGEAIARLENRQAVGKIVVTMD, encoded by the coding sequence ACACCCGAACCCGGTCCCGGCCAGGTGCTGGTGGCGGTCAAGGCCTGCGCGATCAACTATCCCGACACGCTGATGATCCGCGATCTCTACCAGTTCAAGCCTGAGCGGCCCTATGCCCCCGGCGGCGAAATCGCCGGGGTGATCGAGGCGCTGGGCGAAGGCGTGCAAGGCTATCAGATCGGCGACCGGGTGCTGGCCGGGATCGGCAATGGCGGTCTGGCCGAAAAGGTCTGCGTGCCCGCCAACCGCATGTTCGCCATCCCCGAAGGCGTGCCGTTCGAGAAGGCCGCGAGCCTGCTGATGACCTATGGCACCACCATCCACGGCCTGAAGGATCGCGGCCACATCAAGCCGGGCGATACCGTGCTGGTGCTGGGCGCAGCCGGCGGCGTCGGCCTTTCGGCGGTGGAGTTGGCCAAGGCCTTCGGCGCGCGCGTGGTCGCTGCCGTATCCAGCCCGGAAAAGGGTGAAGTGGCACGCAAGGCCGGGGCAGACGAAGTGGTCGTCTATCCGAAAGACATGATGGACCGTGACCAGTCCAAGGCGCTCGCCAGTGCCTTCAAGGCCGCCTGCGGCCCCGATGGCGCCAACATCGTCTATGACATCGTCGGCGGGCAGTATTCCGAACCGGCCCTGCGCGCGATTGCCTGGGAAGGCCGCTTCCTGGTGGTGGGCTTCCCGGCCGGTATCGCCAAGATGCCGCTCAATCTGACGCTGCTGAAGAGCTGCGACATCGCCGGGGTGTTCTGGGGCGCCTTCACCATGCGCGAACCGGCCAAGTTCCACGCGCAGGTGCAGGAACTGTTCGACCTGATGAAGGCGGGCAAGATCGATCCGCTGGTGTCCGAAACCTTCCCGCTGGCGCGCGGTGGCGAAGCGATTGCCCGGCTGGAAAACAGGCAGGCCGTGGGCAAGATCGTGGTTACCATGGATTAG